In Haladaptatus paucihalophilus DX253, the following proteins share a genomic window:
- a CDS encoding DUF58 domain-containing protein, translated as MHATRRHWMVVSFGLSFSVLAVLLDRPALVFGTVGVACWSLVRSVSFASELRRQVEETTVIQTPARDSVRTNTSLSVSVDVEGPRDTRLDLSVESRPPLSSRGASAAARTATLGADEATAATTYSVTIPTAGTASFRHPVLESTDELGLFTGRWVGDDEPTVTVTQRTPRNVHVGRGGQMAQTRYGNQQAERNTSGQATAEIREYTTGDSLRHVDWNATARFNYPHVREYENEADRKVVIFIDRRPSVGNGRPGETQFAYLREVALALVEEANERSDSIALYAVGRDGITARYPFRSTPTHYAAIRETLYSLDPEGSEGGVGGERSEERAATERMSGSVASRRRRTLRGDDSAFATRLRPFLTNATGAGANATPLRSTVERGLTRHTENVSAVVLTSDAHRHEVRDCVRHASQQATWANAFLAPRVLFDPTDLTDLDETYGRYVSFERFRRKLGAYPRVSAFEVGPGDMLETVLSSAREARV; from the coding sequence ATGCACGCGACTCGTCGCCACTGGATGGTCGTCTCGTTCGGGCTCTCTTTTTCGGTGTTGGCGGTGCTGCTCGACCGTCCGGCGCTCGTCTTCGGCACGGTGGGCGTCGCGTGTTGGTCGCTCGTTCGCTCCGTCTCCTTCGCGTCGGAACTCCGACGGCAGGTCGAGGAAACGACCGTCATCCAGACGCCCGCCCGCGACAGCGTTCGGACGAACACGTCGCTATCGGTGAGCGTGGACGTCGAGGGACCGCGTGACACGCGACTCGACCTCAGCGTCGAATCTCGTCCGCCGCTCTCGAGTCGCGGGGCGAGCGCGGCGGCCCGGACCGCGACACTCGGTGCGGACGAGGCGACCGCTGCGACGACCTATTCGGTGACGATTCCGACCGCCGGAACCGCCTCGTTTCGACACCCGGTGCTCGAAAGCACCGACGAGTTGGGACTGTTCACCGGCCGGTGGGTCGGGGACGACGAACCGACGGTGACCGTCACGCAACGGACGCCGCGGAACGTTCACGTGGGACGCGGCGGCCAAATGGCACAGACGAGGTACGGGAATCAGCAGGCGGAACGAAACACGAGCGGACAGGCGACCGCCGAAATACGCGAGTACACGACCGGCGATAGCCTCCGCCACGTCGATTGGAACGCGACGGCTCGGTTCAACTACCCGCACGTCCGCGAGTACGAGAACGAAGCCGACCGCAAGGTGGTGATATTCATCGACCGGCGGCCGTCGGTCGGGAACGGTCGTCCGGGCGAAACTCAGTTCGCGTACCTTCGGGAGGTCGCGCTCGCGCTCGTCGAAGAGGCCAACGAACGGTCGGATTCGATCGCCCTGTACGCGGTCGGCCGCGACGGGATAACCGCGCGCTATCCGTTCCGTTCGACGCCGACGCACTACGCGGCCATCCGCGAGACGCTCTACTCGCTCGACCCTGAAGGTTCCGAGGGCGGTGTCGGCGGAGAGAGGAGTGAGGAGCGAGCGGCCACCGAACGAATGTCCGGGTCGGTCGCGTCCAGACGGCGGAGAACCCTCCGCGGGGACGACTCGGCGTTCGCGACGCGACTCCGACCCTTCCTTACGAACGCGACCGGGGCGGGGGCGAACGCCACGCCCCTGCGTTCGACGGTCGAACGGGGACTCACGCGACACACCGAGAACGTCTCTGCCGTCGTTCTCACGTCCGACGCCCACCGGCACGAGGTGCGGGACTGCGTTCGGCACGCGAGTCAGCAAGCGACCTGGGCGAACGCGTTTCTCGCGCCGCGCGTGTTGTTCGACCCGACCGACCTGACGGACCTCGACGAGACGTACGGACGGTACGTTTCGTTCGAGCGGTTCCGACGGAAACTCGGCGCGTATCCGCGGGTGTCAGCCTTCGAGGTCGGACCGGGAGACATGCTCGAAACCGTCCTCTCCTCCGCACGGGAGGCGCGCGTCTAA
- a CDS encoding glycosyltransferase, with translation MKIGILNPTVLVRHPQILAPRLAEAGHEVVFYQPEEGRGNPPTGENITVKHYPARFIPKIRYTLPTPGFYRLLTDDVPTLDRLVIGGYLYPVCSIAAILGRRFDVETTVIVNNLVGVEWFYGDQFIDAVSKVYTHSVGRLTFLAAHNVVGQGEYVRDGLNRFAPEGRTSVISTGIDLDHYAPGATSPAEFERTDSIELVYVGRLDPVKGVRNLLEAFVELQERGTRDYHLTLVGDGTKRADYERFVERRRVQDAVTFAGYQDDVRPFLLAADVFVLASVAEGPPAAIREAQACETPVVATDVGGVSDLVHGGVVVPPNDPEALADGIETLAEEDLAARGRMAREYMVEHFDVDSMMDEYAAILAGG, from the coding sequence ATGAAGATTGGAATACTGAATCCGACGGTCTTGGTCAGACACCCGCAAATACTCGCGCCACGGTTAGCGGAGGCAGGACACGAAGTCGTGTTCTACCAGCCGGAAGAGGGGCGGGGGAATCCGCCGACCGGGGAGAACATCACGGTGAAACACTATCCGGCACGCTTCATCCCGAAAATCCGCTATACGCTTCCGACGCCGGGATTCTATCGGCTGTTGACGGACGACGTGCCGACGCTCGATAGACTCGTCATCGGCGGCTACCTCTATCCGGTGTGTTCGATAGCGGCGATACTGGGGCGGCGGTTCGACGTCGAGACGACCGTCATCGTGAACAACCTCGTGGGCGTCGAGTGGTTTTACGGGGACCAGTTCATCGATGCGGTATCGAAAGTCTACACGCACTCCGTCGGTCGTCTCACGTTCTTGGCCGCCCACAACGTGGTCGGACAGGGAGAGTACGTCCGCGACGGACTGAACCGATTCGCGCCCGAGGGGCGAACGTCGGTCATCTCGACCGGAATCGACCTCGACCACTACGCGCCGGGCGCGACGTCGCCCGCCGAATTCGAGCGAACGGATTCCATCGAACTGGTGTACGTCGGTCGCCTCGACCCGGTGAAGGGGGTACGGAACTTGCTGGAAGCGTTCGTCGAACTGCAGGAGCGAGGGACGCGGGACTACCACCTGACGCTCGTCGGCGACGGGACGAAGCGGGCCGACTACGAACGGTTCGTCGAACGACGGAGGGTACAGGATGCCGTCACGTTCGCCGGATATCAGGACGACGTTCGGCCGTTCCTGTTGGCGGCGGACGTGTTCGTGCTGGCGTCGGTGGCTGAGGGACCACCGGCGGCGATACGCGAGGCCCAAGCCTGTGAGACGCCCGTCGTCGCCACCGACGTCGGCGGCGTTTCGGATTTGGTTCACGGTGGCGTCGTCGTCCCGCCGAACGACCCGGAGGCGCTGGCGGACGGAATCGAAACGCTCGCCGAGGAGGATCTCGCCGCCCGCGGTCGGATGGCGCGGGAGTACATGGTCGAACACTTCGACGTCGATTCGATGATGGACGAGTACGCCGCGATTCTCGCTGGCGGGTGA
- a CDS encoding aryl-sulfate sulfotransferase yields the protein MDGRKSDTNEESAGYRSYVPSKRVIRIAFVLVLLVLSAPIASAYLQSGTEWSSARMENRTVPPANGVTVVTSDAYGGGRIGAYGPSGKTLYYNDSHDFYHDVDPSAKGENTVLYVASDDVSKSECDSSVKCRRSVVERLNLTTGKITRIWSDVRPSRGSSAIHDVDYLGNGKLLVAEINPPDGVYIVDTNTDNIEWYWRAEQNFSHASGGNFPRDWTHINNVQQLHDGRIAVSVRNQDQVIFLNRSTGMKSNWTLGADDRHETLFEQHNPDYINESNGGPALLVADSENNRAVEYQRSNGSWNRTWAWSDSKMQWPRDADRLPNGHTLITDSNGDRVLEVNKQNEIVWSMSFPGPYEAERLGTGDESTNGTSAKALGLEPHTAGSTTDGTSYVVAAMAEQAVHTGINLLPPRILHALLFVFPVWITPVSAIAALALAGVVVLWLLFELHWASYTLSFSLPVRLSRESSDTDSSDGNAER from the coding sequence ATGGACGGGAGGAAATCAGACACGAACGAGGAGAGTGCGGGGTATCGTAGCTACGTCCCATCGAAGCGCGTCATTCGAATCGCGTTCGTTCTCGTCTTACTGGTGTTGAGCGCGCCGATTGCAAGCGCGTATCTCCAGAGCGGGACCGAATGGTCGAGCGCGAGGATGGAAAACAGGACCGTCCCGCCCGCCAACGGGGTGACGGTCGTGACGTCGGACGCGTACGGTGGCGGTCGCATCGGTGCATACGGACCGAGCGGAAAGACGCTGTACTACAACGATTCACACGACTTCTACCACGACGTGGACCCGAGTGCGAAGGGGGAGAATACCGTCCTCTACGTGGCGTCCGACGACGTGAGCAAGAGCGAGTGTGATTCATCCGTGAAATGCCGACGGAGCGTCGTCGAACGGCTCAACCTGACGACGGGGAAGATAACCCGTATCTGGTCGGACGTGCGCCCGTCCCGCGGTTCGAGCGCGATTCACGACGTCGATTACCTCGGAAACGGGAAGCTCCTCGTGGCGGAGATCAATCCGCCGGACGGCGTGTACATCGTGGACACGAACACCGACAACATCGAGTGGTACTGGCGGGCGGAGCAGAACTTTTCCCACGCGAGCGGCGGGAACTTCCCGCGGGATTGGACGCACATCAACAACGTCCAGCAACTACACGACGGACGAATCGCGGTCAGCGTCCGCAATCAGGATCAGGTCATCTTCCTCAATCGGTCGACGGGGATGAAGTCCAACTGGACGCTCGGTGCCGACGACCGGCACGAGACGCTCTTCGAGCAGCACAACCCGGACTACATCAACGAGTCGAACGGCGGACCGGCGCTCCTGGTCGCCGACTCGGAGAACAACCGTGCCGTCGAGTACCAGCGGTCGAACGGTAGCTGGAACCGGACGTGGGCGTGGAGCGATTCGAAGATGCAGTGGCCCCGCGACGCGGACCGACTGCCGAACGGTCACACGCTCATCACCGACTCCAACGGGGACCGAGTGCTGGAGGTCAACAAGCAAAACGAAATCGTCTGGTCGATGTCGTTCCCCGGACCGTACGAGGCGGAGCGGCTCGGAACCGGCGACGAGAGCACGAACGGAACGAGCGCGAAGGCGCTCGGTCTCGAACCGCACACCGCCGGTTCGACCACGGACGGGACGTCGTACGTCGTCGCGGCGATGGCCGAGCAAGCGGTGCACACCGGGATAAATCTCCTGCCGCCGCGAATACTCCACGCGCTCCTCTTCGTGTTTCCCGTGTGGATAACGCCGGTGAGCGCGATTGCAGCCCTCGCGTTGGCGGGAGTGGTCGTGCTCTGGTTGTTGTTCGAACTGCACTGGGCCAGTTACACGCTCTCCTTTTCGCTCCCGGTTCGGCTCTCGCGCGAGTCGTCCGACACCGACTCGAGCGACGGGAACGCGGAACGATAA
- a CDS encoding MFS transporter, which translates to MSNEPPRPDAERDSPGEDERFRLKAEVEILREENAALREEYARVRRIRNRNAAVGLAVVGLVAVGGAVLLPSVRTILLVLGATGLFTATLVYSLEPTRVLPASVSEAVYGTLAANESSLVAELGLDGSPTYVPTDASGTPSVVLFVTRATDDDRPSLPDSDALFVISDGANEHGVALHPSGASLLDSVRRSIPDEVGRTPEDLGNGLAEAVETLGIVDAASAAVEDENRLTVSVSGQSYGSLDRFDHPVVSVFAVGLAATLDEPVRVEHVESTDETDSLVELRWGE; encoded by the coding sequence ATGAGCAACGAGCCACCCAGACCGGACGCGGAGCGCGATTCGCCCGGCGAGGACGAGCGGTTTCGACTGAAGGCGGAAGTCGAGATACTCCGCGAGGAGAACGCGGCGCTCCGGGAGGAGTACGCCCGCGTTCGACGGATCAGGAACCGAAACGCGGCGGTCGGCCTCGCGGTCGTGGGACTGGTCGCGGTCGGCGGAGCGGTGCTCCTGCCGTCCGTGCGGACGATTCTGCTCGTGCTCGGTGCGACCGGGTTGTTCACCGCGACGCTGGTCTACTCCCTCGAACCGACGCGGGTGCTCCCCGCGAGCGTCAGCGAAGCGGTCTACGGGACGCTGGCGGCCAACGAATCGTCGCTCGTCGCCGAACTGGGGTTGGACGGCTCGCCGACGTACGTTCCCACCGACGCCTCGGGAACGCCGTCGGTCGTGTTGTTCGTCACGCGGGCGACGGACGACGACCGGCCGTCGCTCCCGGATTCGGACGCCCTGTTCGTGATTTCGGACGGAGCGAACGAACACGGTGTCGCGCTCCACCCGAGCGGCGCATCCCTCCTCGACTCCGTTCGACGGTCGATACCCGACGAGGTGGGACGGACGCCGGAAGACCTCGGTAACGGTCTGGCGGAAGCCGTGGAAACCCTCGGCATCGTCGATGCGGCCTCCGCCGCGGTCGAAGACGAAAATCGTCTCACAGTGTCCGTGTCCGGGCAGTCGTACGGCTCGCTCGACCGATTCGACCACCCGGTCGTCTCGGTGTTCGCGGTAGGGCTGGCCGCCACGCTCGACGAACCGGTCCGCGTCGAACACGTCGAATCCACCGACGAAACCGACTCACTCGTCGAACTTCGCTGGGGCGAGTGA
- a CDS encoding NAD-dependent epimerase/dehydratase family protein, with the protein MTILVTGGDGYIGWPTALRIADRTDQRVVSVDDCGRRRWVEEVGGQSAVPVADPNERVAAARDRLGVSNLSFVEGDLTEKSFVDELLRVHEPKTIVHTAAQPSAPYSQINGERANYTQHNNLQSTRNLLWGLEENGLTDTHFIETTTTGVYGAPEFPIPEGGATMENGGERDEVPFPAMAGSWYHLTKSHDAANMRLAHKQFGIPISDVRTAIVYGTETEETRDSDRLKTRFDFDYYFGTVVHRFCAQAAADYPLTVYGKGEQRKPFASLEDTVEGLARLALGDADDRPEDFVVYNQVTRAISIVEIAETIDEVASEFDFDTSVEHFENPREENETHKMEIENDRYMSLIGEQRQSFEDGIRDVLQALSRHTDRIESHEDRFVPDVIRDETESVPAQSD; encoded by the coding sequence ATGACGATTCTCGTGACCGGCGGCGACGGCTACATCGGCTGGCCGACCGCGCTTCGAATCGCCGACCGAACCGACCAGCGCGTCGTCAGCGTCGACGACTGCGGGCGACGTCGATGGGTCGAGGAGGTCGGCGGTCAGAGCGCCGTTCCGGTCGCCGACCCGAACGAACGCGTCGCCGCCGCGCGCGACCGACTCGGCGTCTCGAACCTCTCGTTCGTCGAGGGCGACCTGACGGAGAAGTCGTTCGTGGACGAACTCCTTCGGGTTCACGAACCGAAAACTATCGTTCACACCGCCGCACAGCCGTCGGCACCGTACTCGCAGATCAACGGCGAGCGCGCGAACTACACCCAGCACAACAACCTACAATCGACGCGCAACCTCCTGTGGGGACTCGAAGAGAACGGCCTCACGGACACCCATTTCATCGAGACGACGACGACGGGCGTCTACGGCGCGCCCGAGTTCCCGATTCCGGAAGGGGGTGCGACGATGGAGAACGGCGGCGAGCGCGACGAGGTGCCGTTCCCCGCGATGGCGGGCAGTTGGTACCACCTCACGAAATCCCACGACGCCGCGAACATGCGCCTCGCGCACAAGCAGTTCGGGATTCCCATCAGCGACGTTCGGACCGCCATCGTCTACGGCACCGAAACCGAAGAGACGCGGGACTCCGATCGACTGAAGACGCGCTTCGACTTCGACTACTACTTCGGTACCGTCGTCCACCGCTTCTGTGCGCAAGCGGCCGCGGACTACCCGCTGACGGTGTACGGCAAGGGCGAACAGAGAAAACCCTTCGCCAGCCTCGAAGATACGGTCGAAGGACTCGCACGCCTCGCGCTCGGCGACGCGGACGACCGCCCCGAGGACTTCGTGGTGTACAACCAAGTGACCCGCGCCATCAGTATCGTCGAAATCGCCGAGACCATCGACGAGGTGGCGTCGGAGTTCGACTTCGACACGTCGGTCGAGCACTTCGAGAACCCGCGCGAGGAGAACGAAACCCACAAGATGGAGATAGAGAACGACCGCTACATGTCGCTCATCGGCGAGCAGCGACAGTCGTTCGAGGACGGGATTCGGGACGTGTTGCAGGCGCTTTCCCGCCACACGGACCGGATAGAATCGCACGAAGACAGGTTCGTCCCCGACGTGATTCGGGACGAAACCGAGTCGGTCCCGGCACAGTCGGATTAG
- a CDS encoding AAA family ATPase gives MTDAEALYDSILTEVSHVLIGKENLVEHLTVSLLTGGHVLLEGVPGIAKTMVANLFAGATGLSHSRIQMTPDLLPADITGTHVYREGTGEFTLQKGSIFANLVVADEINRATPKTQSAFLEAMEEEHVTINGETLSLPDPFMVIATQNPIDMEGTYQLPEAQRDRFQQKVVVDLPSADEEQELLDRIDVNPNLGPDDVAQVVTADAIDDARREVTEVHVAPEIKTYIRRLVEAVRTHEAVEYGGSPRASIAFLQTAKARAAIHGRSYVVPDDVKFHLRSVLIHRLVLDADAELRETTVADVLDSVEESIDPPGSTMDELVPTPDGGHQQGDDHQQTDDDHQDDA, from the coding sequence GTCGAACACCTCACGGTTTCCCTGCTGACCGGCGGCCACGTCCTGCTCGAAGGCGTCCCCGGCATCGCAAAGACCATGGTCGCAAATCTCTTCGCGGGGGCGACCGGCCTCTCGCACAGCCGGATTCAGATGACGCCCGACCTGCTGCCCGCCGACATCACCGGCACCCACGTCTACCGGGAGGGGACCGGCGAGTTCACGCTCCAAAAGGGGTCCATCTTCGCTAACCTCGTCGTCGCCGACGAGATCAACCGCGCCACGCCGAAAACCCAGAGCGCGTTCCTCGAAGCGATGGAAGAAGAACACGTGACCATCAACGGCGAGACGCTCTCGCTTCCCGACCCGTTCATGGTCATCGCCACGCAGAACCCCATCGACATGGAGGGAACATACCAACTCCCGGAGGCCCAGCGCGACCGGTTCCAGCAGAAAGTCGTGGTCGACCTCCCGTCCGCCGACGAAGAGCAGGAACTGCTCGACCGCATCGATGTGAACCCGAACCTCGGGCCGGACGACGTAGCGCAGGTCGTGACGGCCGACGCCATCGACGACGCGCGACGTGAGGTCACCGAGGTCCACGTCGCCCCGGAAATAAAAACGTACATCCGGCGGCTCGTCGAGGCGGTTCGAACGCACGAGGCGGTCGAGTACGGCGGCTCCCCGCGCGCATCGATAGCGTTCCTCCAGACCGCGAAGGCGCGAGCGGCGATTCACGGCCGTTCCTACGTGGTACCCGACGACGTGAAGTTTCACCTTCGTTCCGTGCTCATCCACCGATTGGTGCTCGACGCGGACGCGGAGTTACGCGAGACGACGGTGGCGGACGTACTCGATTCCGTCGAGGAGTCTATCGACCCGCCGGGAAGCACGATGGACGAACTCGTCCCGACCCCTGACGGTGGGCACCAGCAGGGTGACGACCACCAGCAGACGGACGACGACCACCAGGACGACGCCTGA